A section of the Rhipicephalus sanguineus isolate Rsan-2018 chromosome 11, BIME_Rsan_1.4, whole genome shotgun sequence genome encodes:
- the LOC119375037 gene encoding LOW QUALITY PROTEIN: disintegrin and metalloproteinase domain-containing protein 10-like (The sequence of the model RefSeq protein was modified relative to this genomic sequence to represent the inferred CDS: inserted 1 base in 1 codon), whose protein sequence is MAISTPEEEEGRQVARRGRDMGRGQRTQQMLLPWLLLVALSERYGGGELSDFVSRFERVRVQAFSEAPTRSVDATNVAADAQGGHRVSFMAYGQHFNLSMVEDSRHVNRIPVFVHNTSGVSKVAYEADYSLYIGRLEDNARSKVMGYFRDGVFDGVIRTENNVYFVEPAEKQNYDAVVYSGMEVMAPDCIVMKGGVHACFQNTTRAAIGPSKQRQRLSADADLLTRMSAKRMRSSSTSTSGTSSGLRVCGVELLADHAFFQSRGHNVNLLVQEMILYLHYDDLVFRNTDFQLPFRVGIIPGKVTIFTEPGSKGYPLGQEDLSAKDYLASFSFYVQRHCLVVGFSHRPFESNTLGISFVANPNPRAPXGGICELPMRFIDQDTIHSFNIASITTSTSNRKRVPHGVSFGTVTHEIGHSFGSPHDPAADPACHPIGKSGFFIMVKYSVDGSLPNHHAFSPCSVRNMRKVLRAKGTCLTEDGARCGNGIIEPGEECDCGSEATCDTLDPCCSPAPSVPQLHEALLAPQRDLPCIWRRAGGSTCSPRSSAGCCGATTLLLAASNASCRPFDECMSSGVSGDKGVCRALTARADGYPCHGTKKTCGHGKCQSTPCQDRGLLDCVCVDEGRFGNDESNICCRNGSRGACTPAIEHGLKSLDGRLFMQRSDFFCHGRRRQCDGFGTSCRPRYRTVVASRRQH, encoded by the exons ATGGCCATCTCCACGCCGGAAGAAGAGGAGGGCAGGCAGGTAGCCAGGCGGGGCCGCGACATGGGCCGGGGCCAGCGGACGCAGCAGATGCTGCTTCCATGGCTGCTGCTCGTAGCGCTGAGCGAGCGATACGGCGGCGGCGAGCTGAGCGACTTCGTGAGCCGCTTCGAGCGCGTTCGCGTGCAGGCGTTCAGCGAGGCGCCCACCCGCAGCGTAGACGCCACGAACGTGGCTGCCGACGCCCAGGGCGGCCACCGGGTCTCCTTTATGGCTTACGGCCAGCACTTCAACCTGTCTATGGTCGAAGACTCGCGCCACGTGAATCGCATCCCGGTATTCGTGCACAACACGAGCGGCGTGTCGAAAGTGGCGTACGAGGCCGACTACAGTCTCTACATCGGCCGCCTGGAGGACAACGCGCGCTCCAAAGTGATGGGTTACTTCCGCGACGGAGTTTTCGACGGCGTCATACGTACCGAGAACAACGTCTACTTCGTCGAGCCGGCCGAGAAGCAGAATTATGACGCGGTCGTCTACTCCGGCATGGAGGTCATGGCGCCCGACTGCATCGTCATGAAGGGAGGCGTTCACGCCTGCTTCCAGAACACGACTCGCGCAGCCATCGGTCCCTCGAAACAGCGGCAGCGTCTGTCGGCCGACGCGGACCTCTTGACCCGCATGAGCGCCAAGAGAATGCGATCCTCCTCGACGTCGACAAGCGGCACTTCTTCGGGCTTGCGCGTCTGTGGCGTCGAGCTGCTGGCCGACCACGCGTTCTTCCAGTCGCGCGGCCACAACGTCAACCTACTGGTACAGGAAATGATCCTGTACCTGCACTACGACGACCTGGTTTTCCGCAACACCGACTTCCAGCTCCCGTTCCGCGTTGGTATAATCCCCGGAAAGGTGACCATCTTCACCGAGCCCGGCAGCAAGGGCTACCCCTTGGGCCAGGAAGACCTGTCGGCCAAGGACTACCTGGCGAGCTTCTCCTTCTACGTGCAGCGACACTGTCTTGTCGTGGGCTTCTCCCACCGCCCTTTCGAAAGCAATACGCTGGGCATCTCGTTCGTGGCCAACCCGAACCCGAGGGCCC TCGGGGGCATCTGCGAGCTGCCCATGCGCTTCATCGACCAAGACACCATACACAGCTTCAACATCGCCTCCATCACGACGAGCACGTCGAACCGCAAGCGGGTGCCGCACGGAGTCTCGTTCGGCACCGTGACGCACGAGATCGGCCACAGCTTCGGCTCGCCCCACGATCCGGCCGCCGATCCGGCCTGTCACCCGATAGGCAAGTCTGGCTTCTTCATCATGGTGAAGTACTCGGTGGACGGCTCGCTGCCCAACCACCACGCTTTCTCACCGTGCTCGGTGCGCAACATGCGCAAGGTGCTGCGGGCCAAGGGCACTTGCTTGACCGAAGATGGCGCGCGCTGCGGCAACGGCATCATCGAGCCCGGCGAGGAGTGCGACTGCGGCTCGGAGGCCACCTGTGACACCCTGGACCCGTGCTGCTCGCCGGCTCCGTCGGTTCCTCAGCTTCACGAGGCCCTGCTGGCGCCTCAGAGGGACCTGCCTTGCATCTGGCGACGCGCTGGCGGCTCCACATGCTCTCCGCGGTCGTCGGCCGGCTGCTGCGGTGCTACTACGCTGCTACTCGCCGCTTCCAACGCTTCGTGCCGACCTTTCGACGAATGCATGTCGTCCGGCGTTAGCGGCGACAAGGGCGTGTGCAGAGCGTTGACGGCGCGCGCGGACGGGTATCCTTGCCACGGAACCAAGAAGACCTGCGGCCACGGCAAGTGCCAGTCCACCCCTTGCCAAGACCGGGGACTTCTGGACTGCGTGTGCGTGGACGAAGGGCGGTTCGGGAACGACGAGTCCAACATCTGCTGCCGCAACGGCTCTCGCGGCGCCTGCACGCCCGCCATTGAACACGGCCTCAAGTCGCTCGACGGTCGCCTCTTCATGCAGCGCTCGGACTTCTTTTGCCACGGCCGGCGAAGACAGTGTGACGGGTTCGGCACATCGTGTCGCCCACGATATCGCACAGTAGTAGCAAGTCGGCGGCAGCATTGA